From the genome of Labrus bergylta chromosome 4, fLabBer1.1, whole genome shotgun sequence, one region includes:
- the LOC110001708 gene encoding dynein, cytoplasmic 1, intermediate chain 2a isoform X2, translated as MSDKSELKAELERKKQRIAQIREEKKRKEEEKKKKDGDSKRAAESGGGSSAGHEDSDLERKRRETEALLQSVGINPDMPHAQPLRVVTEDTCLFHYLVPAPMSPSNKSVGSDAGSQDSGDGNAGPRTLHWDPDPSTLQLHSDSELIGRGAVRLGMSKMTQVDIVPKEMVSYCKETQTPTEALTRTDQKADEEEDEEITAPPPAEDNQEEKDDQGEQQEDDTPKELTEEEKLQVLHSEDFLSFFERGSRIVERALAEHVDVCFDYSGRDLEDKEGDLQAGAKLVLNRQFADERWTKNRVVTCLDWSLQYPELLVASYNNNEDAPHEPDGVALVWNMKYKKGTPEYIFHCQSEVMSAGFAKFHPNLVVGGTYSGQIVLWDNRSNKRTPVQRTPLSAAAHTHPVYCVNVVGTQNANNLISISTDGKMCSWSLDMLSQPQDSLELVFKQSKAVAVTSMAFPLGDVNNFVVGSEDGSVYTACRHGSKAGITEVFEGHHGPVTGLSCHSAGGPVDFSHLFISASFDWTVKLWSTKSTRPLYSFEDSCDYVYDAMWSPTHPALFACVDLAGRLDLWNLNNDTEVPTASVSVEGAPALNRVRWAHSGKEIATGDSDGQVQVYDVGEQICVPKADEWTRFVRTLAEINENRDEAEELANV; from the exons ATGTCTGACAAGAGTGAGCTGAAGGCTGAGctggagaggaagaaacaacGGATCGCCCAGATTCGAGAGGAGAAGAAGcggaaagaagaggagaagaaaaaaaaggac GGAGACTCGAAGCGAGCTGCCGAGTCAGGGGGTGGGTCTTCTGCTGGCCATGAAGACTCTGACCTGGAGAGGAAGCGGAGAGAGACGGAGGCTCTGCTGCAGAGTGTCGGCATCAACCCTGACATGCCTCACG cTCAGCCCCTGAGGGTAGTAACAGAAGATACGTGTCTGTTTCACTACCTAGTCCCTGCCCCCATGTCTCCCTCCAACAAATCAGTGGGCAGCGATGCAGGAAGCCAAGATTCTGGGGACGGAAACGCTGGACCAag GACATTGCATTGGGATCCTGACCCCTCTACTCTGCAACTCCACTCCGACTCTGAGCTCATAGG acgTGGAGCTGTGAGGCTGGGCATGTCCAAAATGACCCAGGTGGACATTGTTCCGAAGGAAATGGTGTCTTACtgtaaagaaacacagacaccCACTGAGGCGCTGACACGCACTGATCAAAAAGCAG atgaggaagaggatgaggagataACTGCTCCCCCACCAGCAGAGGACAACCAGGAGGAGAAAGATGATCAGGGTGAACAGCAAGAAGATG ACACCCCTAAAGagctgacagaggaggagaagctgcagGTACTGCACTCTGAAGACTTCTTGTCGTTTTTCGAGCGAGGCAGCAGAATTGTAGAGAGAGCTCTGGCTGAGCATGTGGATGTTTGCTTTGACTACAGTGGCAGAGATCTAGAGGATAAAGAAGG TGACTTGCAGGCAGGTGCAAAGTTAGTGTTGAACAGACAGTTTGCAGACGAGCGCTGGACCAAAAACAGAGTGGTCACCTGTCTCGACTGGTCTCTTCAG TACCCTGAGCTACTGGTGGCCTCATACAACAACAACGAGGATGCTCCCCATGAGCCAGACGGAGTGGCTCTGGTCTGGAACATGAAGTACAAGAAGGGCACACCTGAGTACATCTTCCACTGCCAG TCGGAGGTGATGTCAGCCGGATTTGCCAAGTTTCACCCAAACCTGGTGGTGGGTGGGACATACTCAGGACAGATTGTCTTGTGGGACAACAGGAGCAACAAGCGCACACCTGTTCAGAGAACTCCACTGtctgcagctgcacacaca CATCCAGTCTATTGTGTGAACGTGGTGGGAACCCAGAATGCTAACAACCTGATCAGCATTTCGACTGACGGTAAAATGTGCTCCTGGAGTCTCGACATGCTCTCCCAGCCACAG GACAGCCTGGAGCTGGTTTTCAAACAGAGCAAAGCTGTGGCTGTGACCTCCATGGCCTTTCCTCTGGGGGACGTGAACAACTTTGTGGTGGGGAGCGAGGACGGCTCAGTTTACACTGCCTGTCGCCACGGGAG taagGCGGGTATCACAGAGGTGTTTGAGGGCCATCATGGTCCGGTGACCGGGCTGAGCTGCCACAGTGCTGGAGGACCTGTTGACTTCTCTCACCTCTTCATCTCCGCCTCTTTTGACTGGACTGTCAAACTTTGGAGCACTAAG AGTACCCGTCCATTGTACTCATTTGAGGACAGTTGTGACTATGTCTACGATGCCATGTGGTCTCCAACACACCCTGCTCTGTTTGCTTGTGTGGACCTTGCTGGACGCCTTGACCTGTGGAACCTCAACAATGATACTGAA GTTCCCACAGCCAGTGTGAGTGTGGAGGGAGCTCCAGCGCTGAACCGTGTAAGATGGGCTCACTCAGGCAAAGAGATCGCCACTGGGGACTCTGATGGACAGGTGCAGGTCTACGACGTAGGAGAG CAAATCTGCGTACCCAAGGCTGATGAGTGGACGCGCTTCGTTAGGACCTTGGCTGAGATCAATGAGAACCGAGATGAAGCTGAGGAACTTGCTAATGTGTGA
- the LOC110001708 gene encoding cytoplasmic dynein 1 intermediate chain 2 isoform X6, whose product MSDKSELKAELERKKQRIAQIREEKKRKEEEKKKKDGDSKRAAESGGGSSAGHEDSDLERKRRETEALLQSVGINPDMPHAQPLRVVTEDTCLFHYLVPAPMSPSNKSVGSDAGSQDSGDGNAGPRRGAVRLGMSKMTQVDIVPKEMVSYCKETQTPTEALTRTDQKADEEEDEEITAPPPAEDNQEEKDDQGEQQEDDTPKELTEEEKLQVLHSEDFLSFFERGSRIVERALAEHVDVCFDYSGRDLEDKEGDLQAGAKLVLNRQFADERWTKNRVVTCLDWSLQYPELLVASYNNNEDAPHEPDGVALVWNMKYKKGTPEYIFHCQSEVMSAGFAKFHPNLVVGGTYSGQIVLWDNRSNKRTPVQRTPLSAAAHTHPVYCVNVVGTQNANNLISISTDGKMCSWSLDMLSQPQDSLELVFKQSKAVAVTSMAFPLGDVNNFVVGSEDGSVYTACRHGSKAGITEVFEGHHGPVTGLSCHSAGGPVDFSHLFISASFDWTVKLWSTKSTRPLYSFEDSCDYVYDAMWSPTHPALFACVDLAGRLDLWNLNNDTEVPTASVSVEGAPALNRVRWAHSGKEIATGDSDGQVQVYDVGEQICVPKADEWTRFVRTLAEINENRDEAEELANV is encoded by the exons ATGTCTGACAAGAGTGAGCTGAAGGCTGAGctggagaggaagaaacaacGGATCGCCCAGATTCGAGAGGAGAAGAAGcggaaagaagaggagaagaaaaaaaaggac GGAGACTCGAAGCGAGCTGCCGAGTCAGGGGGTGGGTCTTCTGCTGGCCATGAAGACTCTGACCTGGAGAGGAAGCGGAGAGAGACGGAGGCTCTGCTGCAGAGTGTCGGCATCAACCCTGACATGCCTCACG cTCAGCCCCTGAGGGTAGTAACAGAAGATACGTGTCTGTTTCACTACCTAGTCCCTGCCCCCATGTCTCCCTCCAACAAATCAGTGGGCAGCGATGCAGGAAGCCAAGATTCTGGGGACGGAAACGCTGGACCAag acgTGGAGCTGTGAGGCTGGGCATGTCCAAAATGACCCAGGTGGACATTGTTCCGAAGGAAATGGTGTCTTACtgtaaagaaacacagacaccCACTGAGGCGCTGACACGCACTGATCAAAAAGCAG atgaggaagaggatgaggagataACTGCTCCCCCACCAGCAGAGGACAACCAGGAGGAGAAAGATGATCAGGGTGAACAGCAAGAAGATG ACACCCCTAAAGagctgacagaggaggagaagctgcagGTACTGCACTCTGAAGACTTCTTGTCGTTTTTCGAGCGAGGCAGCAGAATTGTAGAGAGAGCTCTGGCTGAGCATGTGGATGTTTGCTTTGACTACAGTGGCAGAGATCTAGAGGATAAAGAAGG TGACTTGCAGGCAGGTGCAAAGTTAGTGTTGAACAGACAGTTTGCAGACGAGCGCTGGACCAAAAACAGAGTGGTCACCTGTCTCGACTGGTCTCTTCAG TACCCTGAGCTACTGGTGGCCTCATACAACAACAACGAGGATGCTCCCCATGAGCCAGACGGAGTGGCTCTGGTCTGGAACATGAAGTACAAGAAGGGCACACCTGAGTACATCTTCCACTGCCAG TCGGAGGTGATGTCAGCCGGATTTGCCAAGTTTCACCCAAACCTGGTGGTGGGTGGGACATACTCAGGACAGATTGTCTTGTGGGACAACAGGAGCAACAAGCGCACACCTGTTCAGAGAACTCCACTGtctgcagctgcacacaca CATCCAGTCTATTGTGTGAACGTGGTGGGAACCCAGAATGCTAACAACCTGATCAGCATTTCGACTGACGGTAAAATGTGCTCCTGGAGTCTCGACATGCTCTCCCAGCCACAG GACAGCCTGGAGCTGGTTTTCAAACAGAGCAAAGCTGTGGCTGTGACCTCCATGGCCTTTCCTCTGGGGGACGTGAACAACTTTGTGGTGGGGAGCGAGGACGGCTCAGTTTACACTGCCTGTCGCCACGGGAG taagGCGGGTATCACAGAGGTGTTTGAGGGCCATCATGGTCCGGTGACCGGGCTGAGCTGCCACAGTGCTGGAGGACCTGTTGACTTCTCTCACCTCTTCATCTCCGCCTCTTTTGACTGGACTGTCAAACTTTGGAGCACTAAG AGTACCCGTCCATTGTACTCATTTGAGGACAGTTGTGACTATGTCTACGATGCCATGTGGTCTCCAACACACCCTGCTCTGTTTGCTTGTGTGGACCTTGCTGGACGCCTTGACCTGTGGAACCTCAACAATGATACTGAA GTTCCCACAGCCAGTGTGAGTGTGGAGGGAGCTCCAGCGCTGAACCGTGTAAGATGGGCTCACTCAGGCAAAGAGATCGCCACTGGGGACTCTGATGGACAGGTGCAGGTCTACGACGTAGGAGAG CAAATCTGCGTACCCAAGGCTGATGAGTGGACGCGCTTCGTTAGGACCTTGGCTGAGATCAATGAGAACCGAGATGAAGCTGAGGAACTTGCTAATGTGTGA
- the LOC110001708 gene encoding cytoplasmic dynein 1 intermediate chain 2 isoform X5 → MSDKSELKAELERKKQRIAQIREEKKRKEEEKKKKDGDSKRAAESGGGSSAGHEDSDLERKRRETEALLQSVGINPDMPHAQPLRVVTEDTCLFHYLVPAPMSPSNKSVGSDAGSQDSGDGNAGPRSVRGAVRLGMSKMTQVDIVPKEMVSYCKETQTPTEALTRTDQKADEEEDEEITAPPPAEDNQEEKDDQGEQQEDDTPKELTEEEKLQVLHSEDFLSFFERGSRIVERALAEHVDVCFDYSGRDLEDKEGDLQAGAKLVLNRQFADERWTKNRVVTCLDWSLQYPELLVASYNNNEDAPHEPDGVALVWNMKYKKGTPEYIFHCQSEVMSAGFAKFHPNLVVGGTYSGQIVLWDNRSNKRTPVQRTPLSAAAHTHPVYCVNVVGTQNANNLISISTDGKMCSWSLDMLSQPQDSLELVFKQSKAVAVTSMAFPLGDVNNFVVGSEDGSVYTACRHGSKAGITEVFEGHHGPVTGLSCHSAGGPVDFSHLFISASFDWTVKLWSTKSTRPLYSFEDSCDYVYDAMWSPTHPALFACVDLAGRLDLWNLNNDTEVPTASVSVEGAPALNRVRWAHSGKEIATGDSDGQVQVYDVGEQICVPKADEWTRFVRTLAEINENRDEAEELANV, encoded by the exons ATGTCTGACAAGAGTGAGCTGAAGGCTGAGctggagaggaagaaacaacGGATCGCCCAGATTCGAGAGGAGAAGAAGcggaaagaagaggagaagaaaaaaaaggac GGAGACTCGAAGCGAGCTGCCGAGTCAGGGGGTGGGTCTTCTGCTGGCCATGAAGACTCTGACCTGGAGAGGAAGCGGAGAGAGACGGAGGCTCTGCTGCAGAGTGTCGGCATCAACCCTGACATGCCTCACG cTCAGCCCCTGAGGGTAGTAACAGAAGATACGTGTCTGTTTCACTACCTAGTCCCTGCCCCCATGTCTCCCTCCAACAAATCAGTGGGCAGCGATGCAGGAAGCCAAGATTCTGGGGACGGAAACGCTGGACCAaggtctgt acgTGGAGCTGTGAGGCTGGGCATGTCCAAAATGACCCAGGTGGACATTGTTCCGAAGGAAATGGTGTCTTACtgtaaagaaacacagacaccCACTGAGGCGCTGACACGCACTGATCAAAAAGCAG atgaggaagaggatgaggagataACTGCTCCCCCACCAGCAGAGGACAACCAGGAGGAGAAAGATGATCAGGGTGAACAGCAAGAAGATG ACACCCCTAAAGagctgacagaggaggagaagctgcagGTACTGCACTCTGAAGACTTCTTGTCGTTTTTCGAGCGAGGCAGCAGAATTGTAGAGAGAGCTCTGGCTGAGCATGTGGATGTTTGCTTTGACTACAGTGGCAGAGATCTAGAGGATAAAGAAGG TGACTTGCAGGCAGGTGCAAAGTTAGTGTTGAACAGACAGTTTGCAGACGAGCGCTGGACCAAAAACAGAGTGGTCACCTGTCTCGACTGGTCTCTTCAG TACCCTGAGCTACTGGTGGCCTCATACAACAACAACGAGGATGCTCCCCATGAGCCAGACGGAGTGGCTCTGGTCTGGAACATGAAGTACAAGAAGGGCACACCTGAGTACATCTTCCACTGCCAG TCGGAGGTGATGTCAGCCGGATTTGCCAAGTTTCACCCAAACCTGGTGGTGGGTGGGACATACTCAGGACAGATTGTCTTGTGGGACAACAGGAGCAACAAGCGCACACCTGTTCAGAGAACTCCACTGtctgcagctgcacacaca CATCCAGTCTATTGTGTGAACGTGGTGGGAACCCAGAATGCTAACAACCTGATCAGCATTTCGACTGACGGTAAAATGTGCTCCTGGAGTCTCGACATGCTCTCCCAGCCACAG GACAGCCTGGAGCTGGTTTTCAAACAGAGCAAAGCTGTGGCTGTGACCTCCATGGCCTTTCCTCTGGGGGACGTGAACAACTTTGTGGTGGGGAGCGAGGACGGCTCAGTTTACACTGCCTGTCGCCACGGGAG taagGCGGGTATCACAGAGGTGTTTGAGGGCCATCATGGTCCGGTGACCGGGCTGAGCTGCCACAGTGCTGGAGGACCTGTTGACTTCTCTCACCTCTTCATCTCCGCCTCTTTTGACTGGACTGTCAAACTTTGGAGCACTAAG AGTACCCGTCCATTGTACTCATTTGAGGACAGTTGTGACTATGTCTACGATGCCATGTGGTCTCCAACACACCCTGCTCTGTTTGCTTGTGTGGACCTTGCTGGACGCCTTGACCTGTGGAACCTCAACAATGATACTGAA GTTCCCACAGCCAGTGTGAGTGTGGAGGGAGCTCCAGCGCTGAACCGTGTAAGATGGGCTCACTCAGGCAAAGAGATCGCCACTGGGGACTCTGATGGACAGGTGCAGGTCTACGACGTAGGAGAG CAAATCTGCGTACCCAAGGCTGATGAGTGGACGCGCTTCGTTAGGACCTTGGCTGAGATCAATGAGAACCGAGATGAAGCTGAGGAACTTGCTAATGTGTGA